In Vibrio coralliilyticus, the following are encoded in one genomic region:
- a CDS encoding sensor histidine kinase: protein MSALWMLHFFRSQDNMIKGALLEVAHRSESDHLEANYRFLKASNWHDLPIEIRRHFTREQLIPDQLYQKSDRDSLFSRPTESVFLLSLARPNGEIHYAAHHFKEPPNIPAPHWFTSPEVQAVFLGLCALSFFFMVLLMFMNSVTKPIKELYGWARELDAQNLSAAPPGFRYKELNTLAQIILDSVRKTNASLEREQEFVQYASHELRTPIAVIRSSLELMEKVEQRWEVKSHRAMQRIKYASHCMAELCNTLLWLNKAEDSQLSTQPVDLSSLLHSEMENLSYLTQGKSIEVQIRTDSYEVNLPYAAVQMIIANLLRNAVQHTHEGMITIDQRQGTVQIINRERQEDHEYCAEHSGFGLGLILVRRLCQQLGWSFSFEKRHDQCCASLFIEKPNFRLANR from the coding sequence ATGTCTGCTCTCTGGATGCTTCATTTTTTTAGAAGTCAAGACAACATGATTAAGGGCGCTCTACTCGAAGTAGCCCATAGGAGCGAATCAGACCATCTTGAGGCAAATTATCGATTCTTAAAAGCCAGCAATTGGCATGACCTACCTATCGAGATTCGCCGTCATTTCACTCGTGAACAACTCATCCCAGATCAACTCTATCAAAAGTCAGATCGAGACAGCCTGTTCTCTAGGCCGACCGAATCCGTGTTTTTGCTCTCCCTAGCAAGGCCCAATGGAGAAATCCATTATGCTGCCCATCATTTCAAAGAGCCTCCGAACATCCCCGCCCCACACTGGTTCACATCACCTGAAGTTCAAGCAGTTTTTCTTGGACTTTGCGCATTGAGTTTCTTTTTCATGGTATTGCTAATGTTTATGAACTCAGTCACTAAACCGATTAAAGAACTGTATGGCTGGGCTAGAGAGCTGGATGCCCAAAATTTAAGTGCCGCACCGCCAGGGTTCCGATACAAAGAGCTGAATACACTCGCTCAAATTATCCTCGATAGCGTACGTAAAACGAATGCCTCACTTGAGCGAGAACAGGAGTTTGTTCAGTATGCCAGCCATGAGCTACGTACACCGATTGCCGTTATTCGTAGTAGTTTGGAACTAATGGAAAAAGTCGAACAGCGATGGGAGGTCAAGAGTCATCGCGCAATGCAGAGAATTAAGTATGCCAGCCATTGCATGGCTGAACTCTGCAATACGTTGTTATGGCTAAATAAAGCCGAAGATTCTCAGCTATCCACTCAACCCGTGGATCTATCATCGCTACTGCATTCAGAAATGGAGAACCTGAGCTATCTGACACAAGGAAAAAGCATTGAAGTGCAAATCCGTACTGACAGTTATGAGGTCAACCTACCCTACGCGGCTGTACAAATGATAATCGCTAACCTATTGCGTAATGCCGTGCAACACACACATGAAGGTATGATTACTATTGATCAGCGTCAGGGAACCGTTCAGATCATTAACCGAGAACGGCAGGAAGATCATGAATATTGTGCGGAGCACTCAGGTTTTGGGCTAGGTCTCATACTGGTGAGGCGTTTATGTCAGCAACTGGGGTGGAGTTTCAGTTTTGAAAAGAGGCACGATCAATGCTGTGCCTCTTTATTTATTGAAAAGCCGAACTTTAGACTAGCTAACAGATAA
- a CDS encoding response regulator transcription factor, whose amino-acid sequence MIHTILVEDDTRLAGNIIDFLELENITCDFASNGITALNLIENNDYQVIILDINLPRLDGFSVCEQLRSQGIGVPIIMLTARSQLEDKLTGFKVGTDDYLVKPFAMAELVARTKALVNRKSGQLTQFKAGNIMFNSQEKQAYVDNQPLKLTPTSLTILEQLMRAYPHSVTRQSLNLAIWDDRLPNSDSLKVHIHHLRKALACHNSSASIISINRQGFKLQITELVTP is encoded by the coding sequence ATGATCCACACAATATTGGTTGAAGACGATACTCGGCTAGCAGGCAATATCATAGATTTTCTTGAACTGGAAAACATTACATGTGATTTCGCCAGTAATGGTATTACAGCCCTCAACCTGATAGAAAATAATGATTATCAGGTTATTATTCTGGATATAAATCTCCCACGACTTGATGGCTTTAGCGTTTGCGAACAGCTTCGCTCTCAAGGAATCGGGGTTCCAATTATTATGTTAACTGCCCGAAGTCAACTTGAAGACAAGCTGACAGGATTTAAGGTTGGCACTGATGACTATCTCGTAAAGCCCTTTGCAATGGCAGAATTAGTGGCAAGAACGAAAGCACTGGTGAATAGAAAAAGCGGCCAACTCACTCAGTTCAAGGCGGGAAACATAATGTTTAACTCGCAAGAAAAACAAGCGTATGTTGATAATCAACCGCTCAAGCTCACGCCGACAAGCTTGACTATCTTAGAGCAATTAATGCGTGCTTACCCGCACTCAGTCACTCGTCAATCTCTTAATTTGGCGATCTGGGATGACCGATTGCCCAACAGTGACTCCCTTAAAGTCCACATACATCACCTGCGTAAGGCATTAGCTTGTCATAACAGTTCGGCCTCCATCATTTCTATCAATCGACAAGGCTTCAAGTTACAAATTACAGAGTTGGTGACCCCATGA
- a CDS encoding cytochrome c peroxidase, producing MKKQACLFALTLGLASQTMAIPIPDDLDTELRKLIEQHSLTGEPNKGFEIPSVDSEEVKLGKLLFFSKALSGNKDVACASCHHPYLGGGDGLSLPVGTLAENEDVLGPGRKTTTGQFYVARNTPTIFNAGLYKRSLFRDARVEFVDWLDPSKGISTPDVAFGEADPNAGDTLLAAQARFPPVTASEMRGFDFMQDASNQAVRAHLTARVGDYGDAKGELFRNHWVEKFSSVYGEDKSPQELVTFANITRALSAYQQSMNFTDNAWNRYVKGDLSALTLSQKRGAYLYLYMPPPPSDGGNEPDFLPTQCIGCHNTDTFSQTKDSNYHRLAFPQIGPGTGEPGMETNDLGRAHRNESEDDIYSFRSGTLLNIEVTGPFGHAGSYDTLEQVIDHYDDYHQILDQYIDELGWCEQPQFKDIEHCNSLFPETRENTNKAAKIIDDEIADGAPVLQKLNLSDQSKTDLVNFMKALTDPCVKSAECLQAWLPQPEESDPDGLQLQAINYQGVPLYLPSKCSEGETLQSGEKLTRDQGECITGLTEHFYFDVQRNNTTVYLSSRDGQGDLKLYYHPTTWASEENALAESVGEGTEQVLIITLNRGRHYLSAISQQGYQGVSIALGEHQANKEPGEQPKVISDQCAVSAPISFSELQSGSPVCTAQGDNYYFIKVTQHNSTLEVRTQHGSGNTDLYVSPYWPSINQFEFSSQNLGSSEYIRIDSPPPGWYFILAAGDGINHGTSIQLDVSKQR from the coding sequence ATGAAAAAGCAAGCGTGTTTATTCGCCCTGACGTTGGGGCTAGCATCCCAAACAATGGCGATCCCTATCCCCGATGATCTGGATACAGAACTACGTAAACTGATTGAGCAACACAGCCTGACTGGGGAGCCCAACAAAGGTTTTGAGATACCCAGTGTGGATTCAGAAGAAGTAAAACTAGGCAAACTGTTATTTTTCTCCAAAGCACTGAGTGGCAATAAAGACGTCGCTTGTGCCAGCTGTCATCACCCCTACCTTGGTGGTGGAGACGGGTTATCACTTCCAGTCGGTACACTGGCTGAGAATGAAGATGTACTGGGTCCAGGCCGAAAAACGACGACTGGCCAATTCTACGTAGCACGCAACACTCCAACGATCTTCAATGCAGGTTTATACAAACGCAGTCTGTTTCGCGATGCACGCGTAGAGTTTGTTGATTGGCTTGATCCCTCAAAAGGGATCAGCACCCCCGATGTGGCGTTTGGTGAAGCTGACCCAAACGCAGGTGATACCTTGTTAGCAGCTCAAGCTCGCTTTCCACCGGTCACAGCCTCAGAAATGCGCGGTTTTGATTTCATGCAGGATGCCTCTAATCAAGCTGTAAGAGCACATCTCACGGCAAGAGTTGGCGACTATGGTGACGCGAAAGGCGAATTGTTTCGCAATCACTGGGTAGAAAAATTTTCATCCGTTTACGGGGAAGACAAATCACCTCAAGAGCTTGTGACGTTTGCCAACATTACCCGAGCACTCTCTGCGTACCAACAATCAATGAATTTTACCGACAATGCTTGGAACCGATACGTAAAAGGGGATTTATCTGCGCTCACCCTTTCACAAAAGCGCGGTGCATACCTATATCTCTACATGCCGCCCCCTCCGTCTGATGGTGGTAATGAGCCAGACTTCTTACCCACCCAATGTATTGGTTGCCATAACACGGACACCTTTAGCCAAACAAAAGATTCAAACTATCATCGCCTTGCCTTCCCACAAATTGGCCCCGGAACTGGAGAACCAGGAATGGAAACCAATGACTTAGGCCGTGCCCATCGTAATGAAAGTGAAGACGACATTTATAGCTTTCGCTCTGGTACGCTATTAAACATCGAAGTCACCGGACCATTCGGCCATGCTGGAAGTTACGACACACTCGAACAAGTAATTGATCATTATGATGATTATCATCAGATACTCGATCAGTACATCGATGAGCTAGGCTGGTGTGAACAACCGCAGTTTAAAGACATTGAACATTGCAATAGTCTGTTCCCAGAGACAAGAGAGAATACAAATAAAGCCGCCAAGATCATTGATGATGAAATTGCCGACGGTGCCCCTGTGCTACAAAAACTCAACTTGTCAGATCAATCGAAAACCGATTTGGTTAACTTTATGAAAGCACTCACCGACCCTTGTGTGAAAAGCGCAGAGTGCCTGCAAGCTTGGCTTCCTCAGCCGGAGGAGTCAGATCCAGATGGGCTTCAACTGCAAGCAATCAACTATCAGGGGGTACCTCTTTACCTGCCTTCCAAGTGTTCGGAGGGTGAAACCCTACAATCCGGTGAAAAGCTAACAAGAGATCAAGGCGAGTGTATCACTGGTTTAACTGAGCACTTTTATTTTGATGTTCAGAGAAATAACACCACTGTCTACCTGAGCAGTCGCGATGGTCAGGGTGATCTTAAACTCTACTATCACCCAACAACTTGGGCATCTGAGGAAAATGCGCTAGCTGAATCAGTGGGAGAAGGCACAGAACAAGTCCTGATCATCACCCTAAATCGGGGACGCCACTACCTAAGTGCCATCTCACAACAGGGATACCAAGGGGTATCTATCGCATTGGGCGAACACCAAGCAAATAAAGAACCTGGAGAGCAGCCTAAAGTCATCTCAGACCAGTGTGCTGTTTCTGCTCCTATCTCCTTTAGCGAATTGCAGAGTGGTTCTCCCGTCTGTACTGCACAAGGTGACAACTATTATTTCATCAAGGTCACCCAACACAACAGTACTCTGGAAGTTAGAACACAACACGGTAGCGGTAATACGGATTTGTATGTCAGTCCTTATTGGCCAAGTATCAACCAATTTGAGTTTTCCTCTCAAAACCTTGGTAGTAGTGAGTACATCAGAATTGACTCTCCACCTCCCGGTTGGTACTTCATCCTAGCGGCTGGCGATGGAATCAATCATGGTACATCGATACAACTTGATGTCTCCAAACAAAGATAA
- a CDS encoding response regulator, translated as MSDKTTIVIIEDEPAIAENLIHVIEMDGYQTAWFSTAREGLAFIKQSEPALVVLDVGLPDGNGFELCKSIREFSDVPIIFLTARHEEIDRVVGLEIGADDYVTKPFSPREMLARIKLRIKSRFTLDQPPKEHESELKADNFDYSVGDQSLGLTAVEFKILSKLIAVSSRVLSREQLMQAADMTPHTSYERNIDSHIKAIRNKLKPFAMNDRICTKRGFGYYYEQTDE; from the coding sequence TTGAGCGATAAAACAACGATCGTCATCATTGAGGATGAACCAGCCATTGCCGAAAACTTAATTCATGTTATCGAAATGGATGGCTATCAGACTGCATGGTTTTCAACCGCGAGAGAAGGGTTGGCCTTCATCAAGCAGAGCGAACCAGCGTTAGTGGTGCTTGATGTTGGCTTACCGGATGGGAATGGATTTGAACTTTGTAAATCCATTCGAGAGTTTTCTGATGTGCCGATTATTTTTCTGACTGCGAGACATGAGGAAATCGATCGTGTGGTGGGGTTGGAGATTGGTGCCGATGACTACGTCACTAAACCTTTTAGCCCAAGAGAAATGCTGGCACGAATCAAGCTGCGTATCAAATCACGCTTCACCTTAGACCAACCGCCGAAAGAACATGAGAGTGAGTTAAAAGCGGACAACTTTGATTACAGCGTTGGTGACCAATCATTAGGTTTGACTGCCGTTGAGTTTAAGATCTTAAGCAAACTTATTGCTGTATCCAGTCGTGTTTTAAGCCGTGAGCAATTGATGCAAGCGGCTGATATGACACCGCATACGTCTTATGAGCGTAATATCGATTCCCACATTAAAGCGATACGCAACAAGCTCAAGCCCTTTGCCATGAATGATCGTATTTGCACTAAGCGTGGTTTCGGTTACTACTACGAACAAACGGATGAGTAA
- the creC gene encoding two-component system sensor histidine kinase CreC, protein MQWPKIPLGLRLFFLYFVLVGLTAYTVSTTVIQELKPTVRQTTEETLVDMANLLAVLAEEDVANGQISESRFSTLLTAYGLREPKARIWEIGKKAINHRIYITDKNGVVIADSWQQDVGEDYSRWNDVYLTLRGQYGARSTAEDPDDPLSTVMHVAAPIYHKGEIIGSVTVAKSNRSVQPFIDLSKRNVLFWMVWMSGLVLLAGALFAWRIHSALNKLENYAVKMGQGEKVTKPSFRVFYEYGTLSNALENMRNQLDGKQYVEEYVQTLTHELKSPLSAIKGASEILQMPLSDEKVARFATNIERESDRMQSLVDKLLELARLEKQPHLDKQEPININTMLNEILAASDARLNAKGVTCEVVIESDFEIVGDRFMFQQALFNLMDNALDFVDCNGAIRWCYSQSGDRVALSISNDGPRIPDYAMPRLTERFYSLARQNGVKSTGLGLNFVEQVAKLHKGLLLIENVDQGVKVTLSFPSP, encoded by the coding sequence ATGCAATGGCCTAAGATCCCACTCGGATTAAGACTGTTCTTTTTATATTTTGTTCTTGTCGGTCTGACGGCCTATACCGTGAGCACTACGGTGATTCAGGAGCTTAAACCGACGGTTCGACAAACGACCGAAGAAACGCTGGTGGATATGGCCAACCTCTTGGCTGTGCTTGCGGAAGAAGACGTGGCGAATGGCCAAATTTCAGAGAGTCGATTCTCAACACTTCTTACTGCATATGGCTTAAGAGAGCCCAAAGCTCGTATCTGGGAAATCGGTAAGAAAGCGATCAATCATCGCATTTACATCACAGACAAAAATGGGGTTGTGATTGCGGACTCGTGGCAACAGGATGTCGGAGAAGATTATTCGAGATGGAACGATGTCTATCTCACGTTACGTGGCCAATACGGGGCGAGAAGTACTGCTGAAGATCCAGATGATCCTCTATCAACAGTGATGCATGTCGCAGCCCCTATTTATCATAAGGGTGAAATTATTGGCAGCGTGACGGTGGCTAAATCCAACCGTTCGGTTCAGCCATTTATTGACCTGTCGAAGCGAAATGTCTTGTTTTGGATGGTGTGGATGAGCGGGTTAGTATTGCTGGCTGGGGCTTTGTTCGCATGGCGTATTCACTCGGCGCTGAATAAGTTGGAAAATTACGCGGTAAAAATGGGCCAAGGAGAGAAGGTCACTAAACCAAGCTTTCGCGTGTTTTATGAATATGGGACTTTGAGTAACGCATTAGAAAACATGCGTAATCAACTCGATGGTAAGCAGTATGTCGAAGAGTATGTGCAAACATTGACGCATGAACTCAAAAGCCCGCTTTCAGCGATTAAGGGAGCAAGCGAAATATTACAGATGCCGTTATCCGATGAAAAAGTAGCGCGTTTTGCGACAAACATCGAGCGCGAGAGCGATAGGATGCAGTCTTTGGTCGACAAACTATTGGAGTTGGCTCGACTGGAGAAGCAACCACATTTGGATAAGCAGGAACCGATCAACATCAACACTATGCTTAATGAGATTTTAGCGGCCTCCGATGCTCGACTCAATGCTAAAGGAGTCACATGTGAAGTCGTTATAGAGTCTGATTTTGAGATCGTTGGTGATCGCTTTATGTTCCAGCAGGCCCTGTTCAACCTTATGGATAATGCACTGGATTTTGTGGATTGCAATGGCGCGATTCGTTGGTGTTACTCACAATCAGGTGATCGAGTTGCTTTGTCGATATCTAATGACGGGCCACGTATTCCAGATTACGCGATGCCAAGGCTTACAGAGCGATTTTATTCTCTTGCTCGCCAAAATGGCGTGAAAAGTACTGGGCTTGGGCTGAATTTTGTTGAGCAAGTTGCCAAACTGCATAAGGGTTTATTGCTGATTGAGAATGTCGACCAAGGTGTTAAAGTCACTTTGAGCTTTCCTTCTCCATAA
- the creD gene encoding cell envelope integrity protein CreD — translation MKKIFNNQLGMKFGFVLLLFVLLQIPVSMVSGLVSERAYRQQEVREEIARSSSGEQRIIGPFIAVDFTETVSSEERTYTVERQAYILPDIFDMTAHLDSFEKYRGIYKARLYKAQSALKGSFDLSLLNKLKQHQIKKVTMVVGIKDSRGLVKLDAMKLGSKTFNVVPGTGIKQLAQGFHTSLDLVHLDPNQSLDFNLSFLLQGMGKLQVTPIGNTTSVTLSSKWPHPSFIGDYLPVASDVSESGFSAKWASSNFSSNITQLFKNCMEEASSCDELEQRQMGVDLIDPVDHYLKSHRAINYSLLVITLVFASFFLLELFQARPVHPVQYGFVGLALALFYLLLISLSEHTGFNWAYVISVLASTSLLSVYVSGMLDNTRQGAVFGASLLCLYGLLFGLLEAESYALLMGTVLCFVILAFVMVITRKVDWYQRSKKVVQPPKARGEAQNE, via the coding sequence ATGAAAAAAATCTTTAATAATCAGCTTGGCATGAAGTTTGGCTTTGTGCTGCTTTTGTTTGTCTTATTACAAATCCCGGTTTCTATGGTGAGTGGCCTTGTTTCCGAGCGCGCTTACCGTCAGCAAGAAGTGAGAGAGGAAATCGCACGCAGTAGCAGTGGTGAGCAACGTATTATAGGTCCATTCATTGCGGTAGACTTCACCGAAACGGTTAGCAGTGAAGAACGGACTTATACGGTTGAGCGGCAGGCTTACATTTTGCCAGATATTTTTGATATGACAGCTCATTTAGACAGCTTCGAGAAATATAGAGGCATCTACAAAGCTCGCTTATACAAAGCGCAAAGTGCGCTCAAAGGATCGTTCGATCTTTCGTTGCTAAATAAGCTTAAGCAACATCAGATCAAAAAAGTAACTATGGTAGTTGGTATTAAAGATAGCCGAGGTTTAGTTAAGTTAGATGCAATGAAGCTGGGCAGTAAGACATTTAATGTAGTGCCGGGTACAGGTATTAAACAACTGGCTCAAGGTTTTCATACTTCACTTGATTTGGTTCATTTAGATCCTAACCAATCTCTTGATTTTAATCTGAGTTTTTTATTACAGGGGATGGGGAAACTTCAAGTCACACCAATTGGGAATACCACCTCAGTAACGCTGTCATCAAAATGGCCACACCCGAGTTTTATCGGTGACTATCTGCCAGTAGCGTCGGATGTGTCAGAATCTGGCTTTAGTGCAAAATGGGCTAGCAGCAACTTTTCATCCAATATTACGCAACTGTTTAAGAACTGCATGGAAGAAGCCTCGTCTTGTGATGAGTTAGAGCAACGTCAAATGGGGGTTGACCTCATTGACCCGGTTGATCATTACCTTAAATCACACCGTGCTATTAATTACTCTCTTCTTGTCATCACCTTAGTATTTGCCAGCTTCTTCTTGCTTGAATTGTTTCAGGCTCGCCCTGTTCACCCTGTTCAATATGGTTTTGTTGGCCTTGCTTTGGCGTTGTTCTATCTATTACTGATCTCACTCAGTGAACATACTGGTTTTAACTGGGCTTACGTCATTTCTGTTTTGGCTTCGACCAGCCTCTTGAGTGTCTACGTCAGCGGTATGCTAGACAACACCAGGCAGGGGGCAGTATTTGGTGCGAGTTTATTGTGTCTATACGGATTACTCTTCGGGTTACTTGAGGCAGAAAGTTACGCACTCCTGATGGGGACAGTATTGTGCTTTGTGATCCTGGCTTTCGTTATGGTTATCACCAGAAAGGTAGATTGGTATCAACGCAGTAAAAAAGTCGTACAGCCACCAAAAGCTAGGGGAGAAGCGCAGAATGAGTGA
- the gloA2 gene encoding SMU1112c/YaeR family gloxylase I-like metalloprotein, with product MFNTIHHVAIICSDYPVSKQFYTEVLGLKVLAENYREERSSYKLDLELPDGSQIELFSFPSAPKRPSFPEAKGLRHLAFAVDSVEEVKTYLEGRGVAVEAVRIDEFTGKAFTFFQDPDGLPLEIYQTE from the coding sequence ATGTTTAATACAATTCATCACGTAGCGATTATTTGCTCTGATTACCCAGTGTCTAAGCAGTTTTATACTGAGGTGTTGGGGCTGAAGGTCTTGGCAGAAAATTATCGAGAGGAGAGATCTTCTTACAAACTCGATTTAGAGCTCCCAGACGGCTCGCAAATTGAGTTGTTCAGCTTTCCCAGTGCACCGAAAAGGCCGAGTTTCCCAGAAGCAAAAGGCCTACGTCATTTAGCTTTTGCGGTAGATAGCGTTGAAGAAGTCAAAACATACTTAGAAGGTAGAGGGGTTGCCGTCGAAGCCGTACGTATTGATGAGTTCACCGGCAAGGCCTTTACCTTCTTTCAGGATCCAGATGGTTTACCACTGGAAATTTATCAGACTGAGTAA
- a CDS encoding LysR family transcriptional regulator — protein MVNSKLIALLPDLASFILIVDEGSFTAAAKKLEVTPSALSKLITRLEFALSAKLFERTTRKLVITPTGQQVYDQAIVMVNAAQQAWELSTTDHKQATGSLTIAAPEAFLNSVLQPFVVPFLKQYPDIQLKLRVADGEIDLLRDGIDVAFKLTDRPDENLVLKEIGKTNLVLCASPAYIERRGMPLHPTDLQQHDCLYLAETERDNIWDFFKDDEFHSMTVSGRYAVNHSQMRLTGVKNALGIGIFHDFVIAEAVEKQQVVPVLPDWTIKSNYHGAIAMQYPQTKYMPARLRVFIDYISQALGDKLASH, from the coding sequence TTGGTTAATTCAAAACTTATCGCTTTGCTCCCAGATCTTGCATCCTTCATTTTGATCGTTGATGAAGGTAGCTTTACAGCCGCTGCCAAAAAGCTCGAAGTGACCCCTTCAGCACTGAGTAAATTGATCACTCGGCTTGAGTTTGCACTATCTGCAAAGTTGTTCGAGCGTACCACCCGAAAACTGGTGATCACGCCGACAGGACAGCAGGTATACGATCAAGCGATCGTGATGGTAAACGCCGCCCAGCAAGCTTGGGAACTTTCAACCACTGATCACAAACAAGCAACAGGCTCTCTTACCATTGCAGCGCCAGAGGCCTTTCTCAACTCTGTTTTGCAGCCTTTTGTCGTGCCTTTCTTAAAACAGTACCCAGACATTCAGCTCAAATTGCGGGTGGCTGATGGTGAGATCGATCTACTCAGAGACGGGATCGATGTCGCCTTCAAACTCACCGATAGACCCGATGAAAACTTGGTGCTTAAAGAAATTGGTAAAACGAATCTGGTGCTTTGTGCAAGTCCCGCATACATCGAACGGCGCGGGATGCCCTTACACCCTACCGACCTACAACAGCATGATTGTCTATATCTAGCTGAAACAGAACGAGATAACATCTGGGACTTCTTCAAAGATGACGAATTCCATTCAATGACGGTGTCAGGTCGCTATGCAGTAAACCACTCTCAAATGAGACTCACTGGAGTAAAAAACGCACTAGGGATCGGCATATTTCACGACTTTGTTATTGCAGAAGCCGTTGAAAAACAACAGGTTGTGCCTGTACTCCCTGATTGGACCATCAAAAGTAATTACCATGGTGCCATCGCCATGCAGTACCCGCAAACCAAATACATGCCCGCTCGTCTGCGTGTTTTTATCGACTACATTAGCCAAGCGTTAGGCGATAAACTCGCCAGCCATTAA
- a CDS encoding glycine C-acetyltransferase, which yields MSSAFYEQIKQQIEEVKAEGLYKSERVITSQQQAAVKISTGEEVLNFCANNYLGLANHPELIEAGKAGMDKHGFGMASVRFICGTQDIHKELEQKLSTFLGKEDTILYTSCFDANAGLFETILGKEDAIISDALNHASIIDGVRLCKAMRFRYANNNMEELEQQLIAAKEAGARNILIVTDGVFSMDGVVANLPAICDLADKYGALTMVDDSHAVGFMGKTGAGTHEYHDVVDRIDIITGTLGKAMGGASGGYTSGKAEVIDWLRQRSRPYLFSNSVAPAIVNASIRVLDLLEQSGDLRDRLWENAAHFRTRMEAAGFTMGGADHAIIPIMLGDAKVAAEFAERALEKGIYVIGFSFPVVPKGQARIRTQMSAAHSREQLDRAIDAFIEVGRDMEIIK from the coding sequence ATGTCTTCTGCATTCTACGAACAGATCAAACAACAGATTGAAGAAGTAAAGGCTGAAGGTCTTTACAAGTCAGAGCGCGTTATCACTTCTCAACAGCAAGCGGCTGTCAAAATCTCTACAGGTGAAGAAGTACTTAACTTCTGTGCTAACAACTACCTTGGCCTAGCTAACCACCCTGAGCTGATTGAAGCGGGTAAAGCGGGTATGGATAAGCACGGCTTTGGTATGGCGTCTGTTCGTTTCATTTGTGGTACTCAAGACATTCACAAAGAGCTGGAGCAAAAACTTTCTACGTTCCTTGGTAAAGAAGATACAATTCTATACACCTCTTGTTTTGACGCTAATGCTGGTTTGTTCGAAACGATTCTGGGCAAAGAAGACGCGATCATCTCTGATGCACTTAACCACGCTTCAATCATCGATGGTGTTCGTCTGTGTAAAGCGATGCGCTTCCGTTACGCAAATAACAACATGGAAGAGCTTGAGCAGCAGCTAATCGCAGCTAAAGAAGCGGGCGCTCGTAACATCCTTATCGTCACAGACGGCGTATTCTCAATGGATGGTGTAGTCGCTAACCTGCCAGCTATTTGTGACCTTGCTGATAAGTACGGCGCACTGACTATGGTCGATGACTCTCACGCGGTGGGTTTCATGGGTAAAACAGGCGCAGGTACTCACGAGTACCACGATGTGGTTGATCGTATCGACATCATCACAGGCACGTTAGGTAAAGCCATGGGCGGTGCATCAGGCGGCTATACTTCAGGTAAAGCAGAAGTGATTGATTGGCTACGTCAGCGTTCTCGTCCATATCTGTTCTCAAACTCGGTAGCACCAGCGATCGTTAATGCTTCTATCCGAGTTCTTGATCTTCTTGAGCAAAGTGGTGACCTACGTGACCGTCTATGGGAAAACGCAGCACATTTCCGCACTCGTATGGAAGCCGCTGGTTTCACTATGGGTGGCGCTGACCACGCGATCATTCCAATCATGCTTGGCGATGCAAAAGTCGCGGCTGAGTTTGCAGAGCGCGCCCTAGAAAAAGGCATTTACGTTATTGGCTTCTCTTTCCCAGTCGTACCAAAAGGCCAAGCACGTATTCGTACACAAATGTCGGCGGCACACTCGCGCGAGCAACTTGATCGCGCCATCGATGCCTTCATCGAAGTGGGTCGTGACATGGAGATCATTAAGTAA